A genome region from Arachis duranensis cultivar V14167 chromosome 6, aradu.V14167.gnm2.J7QH, whole genome shotgun sequence includes the following:
- the LOC107495884 gene encoding uncharacterized protein LOC107495884: MALVGCGKRKGKDLEEKNGVIVKKRGNDVDHSIVGDSEEILRKEICQKVATFLVMSGIPLKAVKSVEFQKMWESVARCGPGYIAPSIEDLRGKLLKYQVERIKEAIEDHKIKWKRTGCSILIDSWNNGYGMTIFNFFVNSPKGTVFLKSVNATNVCNNVGGIFEMIDGVVNEVGIENVVQVVTKNEDSFKAAGKLLMEKRSTIFWMPCAVHCIELMFEEFEKRVKVHRETIANGRRITTYIYSRASVIDLLHYFTKGKDLIRPAATRGATSYLTLDCLNRNKDALEKMFTSKSWKSSAFSRSRSGKQVENIVMDSKFWKNIEICLKGANPLIKVLRLVNSDEKPAMGFVYKEMMQVKEKIQSAFNSVKQRYMPLWNIIDEKWDKEVHRPLEATAYYLNPQFHYSPDFKDDFDVKYGLYSSLCRTVAIKADACTVDRHLEEFKNARNAFGSELAKSAIKTKKPAEWWDSYGSEFPELQNFAIRILSLTCSAYGCTTNWDTFDKVHSKKRSRRRQKTWNDVLFAMSNLKVTDEKKKSKAFAYSMEDIASDDEWYVENIESSTNNEEPELYDAELIIPAEDDTPKDQYGYIDDLRIPDIDSDFNDDDDDVANDDYGDDDGMESDGDDMEDDDYDD, encoded by the exons ATGGCTCTTGTTGGTTGTGGGAAGAGGAAGGGGAAGGATTTGGAAGAGAAAAATGGGGTCATTGTGAAGAAAAGAGGGAACGATGTTGATCATTCTATCGTGGGTGATAGTGAAGAGATTCTGAGAAAAGAAATATGTCAGAAAGTTGCTACCTTTCTAGTCATGAGTGGCATTCCTTTGAAAGCTGTGAAAAGTGTTGAGTTTCAAAAGATGTGGGAATCAGTTGCACGTTGTGGCCCTGGATACATTGCACCTTCTATTGAAGATCTCAGAGGGAAGCTTTTGAAGTATCAAGTGGAAAGAATCAAGGAAGCAATTGAGGATCACAAGATCAAGTGGAAGAGAACAGGGTGCAGCATTTTGATTGATAGCTGGAATAACGGGTATGGAATGACCATATTCAACTTCTTTGTTAACAGCCCTAAAGGTACGGTTTTTCTGAAATCTGTTAATGCTACTAATGTTTGCAACAATGTTGGTGGTATCTTTGAGATGATTGATGGTGTTGTGAATGAGGTTGGTATTGAAAATGTTGTTCAAGTTGTGACAAAAAATGAAGATAGTTTTAAAGCTGCTGGAAAATTGTTAATGGAGAAAAGAAGTACTATTTTTTGGATGCCTTGTGCTGTTCATTGTATTGAATTGATGTTTGAGGAATTTGAAAAGAGGGTGAAGGTTCATAGAGAGACCATTGCCAATGGTAGGAGGATTACTACTTATATATATTCCAGAGCTTCTGTGATTGATCTGTTGCATTACTTTACCAAGGGAAAGGATTTGATTAGGCCGGCTGCGACTCGTGGTGCGACTTCTTATCTGACTTTAGATTGTCTCAATCGCAACAAGGATGCATTGGAGAAAATGTTCACTTCGAAATCATGGAAATCCAGTGCTTTCTCAAGATCAAGAAGTGGGAAACAGGTTGAGAATATAGTTATGGATAGCAAGTTTTGGAAGAACATTGAGATTTGTTTGAAAGGTGCTAATCCTCTTATTAAAGTGCTTCGATTGGTGAATTCGGACGAAAAACCAGCCATGGGTTTCGTTTATAAGGAAATGATGcaagtaaaagaaaagataCAAAGTGCCTTCAATTCTGTCAAGCAAAG aTACATGCCTTTGTGGAACATCATTGATGAAAAATGGGATAAAGAAGTTCATAGGCCTTTGGAAGCTACTGCTTACTACCTCAACCCTCAATTTCACTATAGCCCTGATTTCAAAGATGATTTTGATGTTAAATATGGACTATATAGTTCTTTGTGTAGGACGGTAGCAATTAAAGCTGATGCATGCACTGTTGATCGTCATCTTGAAGAGTTCAAGAATGCAAGAAATGCCTTTGGAAGTGAATTAGCCAAGTCTGCTATTAAAACCAAAAAGCCAGCAGAGTGGTGGGACTCTTATGGATCTGAATTTCCCGAGCTTCAGAATTTCGCCATTCGGATACTGTCCTTGACATGCAGTGCTTATGGGTGTACAACTAATTGGGATACTTTTGATAAG GTTCACTCAAAGAAAAGGAGTCGTCGTAGGCAGAAGACATGGAATGATGTATTGTTTGCGATGTCCAACTTAAAAGTGACcgatgagaagaagaaaagcaaaGCGTTTGCGTATAGCATGGAAGACATTGCTTCTGATGATGAATGGTATGTAGAGAACATTGAAAGTTCAACTAATAATGAAGAACCAGAGCTTTACGATGCAGAATTGATTATTCCAGCTGAAGATGATACACCAAAAGATCAATATGGTTATATAGATGACTTGAGAATTCCCGATATTGATTCTGactttaatgatgatgatgatgatgttgctAATGATGAttatggtgatgatgatggcaTGGAAAGTGATGGAGATGACATGGAAGATGATGATTACGATGATTGA